A segment of the candidate division WOR-3 bacterium genome:
CTTATTTTGATGGGAGAAATCCAGCTGACATGCACGTGAGCGACGATGTCGTTCCTGAAGTAAAGTGTAATATAAGCCGTTTCCTCCCGTTTGCCATACCGGGAGTATCCCACCCCGGAAACTGCCACCGGCAGTTCACCGATGAGATAATCCAGAACCGCAAACTCGTGTATCCCCAAATCCCACACGACATTCACATCATGCTGTAGCATACCAAGGTTCGAACGAACTGCATCGAAATAGAGAAGTTCTCCGAGTTCATTCGCATCAACGATTCTCTTCAACGCTCGCACTGCACCACTAAAAACTGTTATGTGATCAACCATGAGCTTCAGGTCATGATGTTTCGCCAGTTCCACCAACTCCACAGCGTCAGCAACCGAGTCAGTCAAAGGTTTCTCTAATAACACATGCTTGCCGTGCTCGAGGGCATGCCTGGCAAGCAAATAGTGTGACGCTGCGGGCGTTGCCACAATTACTCCATGGATCTCGGGATCCTGCAGTATTTCATCGTAATTCGATACTACCGTAACTTCCGGAAATTCACTGGATATCTTGGACCTTCTCATTTCAACTATATCATAACCGTACACCGCATCGATTCCTGGATGATTGATTAATGTCGGTATTAGTCTCGGACCCCAGTGACCAAGCCCGATCAGAGCCACCTTCATTTACAGAAGTTCAACCGGGATCATGAATATTGCAGCCAACCGTCTGTTCCTTATGTTCACCGTATTTGCGATGACGACGACCTCTATATCATTGCCTGTTCCGTCCACAACCCGCGACTTGAAACTCCCACCCCGGTTACGCAGGATTTCGATCAGACTGTTGATTGCACGCTCGGATAGAGTCGATACGAAAAGACCCCCGATGGCAACATTGAATATCATTCCAGGGTCACGAGCGAAGAACTGAAGGGCCCTTCGGTTTGCATCGACGATCTTGTAATCGTCAACATCGATCAGCAGGATAGGCACGAGTGATTCATCAAATACCCTCTCATATGTGGTCATAAGTTCTGATTGTGTTTCATAACTGAGCGTGGGTGCGTGCAGGTGATGCACGAACCCGCCGCCAGCAAAAACCTGTGGATATACGTCGCAGGCCAGTCTTTCATCCAAACCTTTGAAATGAATAACATCGGATGCCATTTTACCGGTGAGCATCGCCCTTCTGCCCGGACAGTCGCTGGGGGCACTATCTGAACAGTGAAAAATCTGATAACATTTCCCTCCCAGTACGTTGTCTACCCCTTTACCAAGACGTCGGTATGTCATCAAATTCGCTCTCATGACATT
Coding sequences within it:
- a CDS encoding Gfo/Idh/MocA family oxidoreductase, giving the protein MKVALIGLGHWGPRLIPTLINHPGIDAVYGYDIVEMRRSKISSEFPEVTVVSNYDEILQDPEIHGVIVATPAASHYLLARHALEHGKHVLLEKPLTDSVADAVELVELAKHHDLKLMVDHITVFSGAVRALKRIVDANELGELLYFDAVRSNLGMLQHDVNVVWDLGIHEFAVLDYLIGELPVAVSGVGYSRYGKREETAYITLYFRNDIVAHVHVSWISPIKIRRLIIGGRERMIVFDDTRAQDKLEIFDSGVDVTYDEGSARPAVSYRKGTAQPFEYDETEPLVLMIDTFVSSIREGRAPLTSGESGLRMVRILAAVEKSLKQKGAVIPVD
- a CDS encoding PAS domain-containing protein — protein: MAKIFVISQDLGLIDIISESLKNDGHGVSTCSKPSDVLSLVQNKDYDLVFIDVHIHDEPHEKVVDVVRNFSPESEVVLITSYAFPYISGQETDAVMSYLVQPLTEEKVKNVAKRALRQARISRERRHLLSNITAAKKQWEATVDAIDDPIFLIDLDYNVMRANLMTYRRLGKGVDNVLGGKCYQIFHCSDSAPSDCPGRRAMLTGKMASDVIHFKGLDERLACDVYPQVFAGGGFVHHLHAPTLSYETQSELMTTYERVFDESLVPILLIDVDDYKIVDANRRALQFFARDPGMIFNVAIGGLFVSTLSERAINSLIEILRNRGGSFKSRVVDGTGNDIEVVVIANTVNIRNRRLAAIFMIPVELL